The nucleotide window ACATTGAGAAAAGCCAAAAGTAAAAATATATTCACCCTCTCTTCTTATTATTTCATGATAAAACATGCTGAATACACCAGGCATGGAATCACAGAACCCCTAATGCTAATAATGCTCTATAAAAAAGTTGAAGATGGCAAAATAATATCTGCGTTTAGATTTTCCGTGTATAAAAACATGATAATAATTGTATATGAAGAAGATAAGCTATCTGGGGGAGAAGTTCTAGACTTCGATATATATAATATGACGAATTTGATAAATAAAATTAAAAAGTATTATGATGAATCAATTGACGATATAGTTATATTTGGGGAGAAACAATATGTAGACGAATTTCTAAACAAATTCCTAAGTGATGAGGAAGAAGAAACAGAGAAAAGATGAAGAGCCATTCATGCTCTGATTACAATGTTAACAAGGGTTTTCTATCCTATTTTAAAATCATTATTTTATCATCTAGCTGACTTAATAGTTAAAAATTCCCATGGGGACTAACGCTAGTATTTTGGAAAAGTTCTTAGACTATGATCTAGTGGTATATCCTTTGCCTAAAGCTATAAACTTTCTGAAAGCACTAGCGAAGTAATAACTTGTTAACGGTACTAAGTGAAAGAACTATCACGTTCCCCTTAATATACTTCCTAAAGACGCACTATTAAGCATAAACATATACACAACAATTTCTTCATCGAGTTATCTTTTTCAGATGAGATATTACAATTTGCTAAGGAAACTTGAATTTCCCAAGATACGTGAATATCCTCCAGGTTCTAGTGATAGATTAAGCTTATATTTAAATTTAAAATAATTTGGTGCTTTGTGGATTGCTTCAGAATTGTACAAAAAGTTTATAAATTATTCGTTTAAGTATTACCTATGGAAAAGAGTAAGTACAAGAGGGACTGGAGCAAGTACGACGAGAACGTCATTACTAGATATAAGTTGATGTTCCCCTTCTACGTATTCGAACATTGGTGGGACTTATTAGCAGAGGAGAACAGGAACGCTAGGACAAAGTATAAAGCTCCGAAGGAGTTCAACGAATTCCTAGCATTCTTACACATCTTCCTACCTTACAGAGCAATAGAAGGAGTATTAAGAGCCTTAGAACAATTGAAGATCATCCCCACAAGCCTCGATTACTCAACAATATGGAAGAGAGTGAGGAACATGAAAATAACCTTCCCCGAGGCAAGTGACGAACTTGAAGTAATTGCAGACGCTACAGGCATTAGCACAAACACGGGAGGACAATACATTGTTGCCAAGTGGGGTAAGACTAGGGATTCAAAATTCCTCAAGATCGAGATAGTAATGGACAATAACGAATTCAACGTGATAAACGCTGAGGTCACTAGCAACGAGGTTGAAAGCGCTGTAAAAACAGTTAAGGATCTTCAAGATAAGGGAAAGAAGGTCAAGAAGTTTTATGGAGATAAGACATATGACGCCAATGAGGTTTACAAGACCGGAGTTGAGGTTGTAGTTCCTCCCAAGAAGAACGCTTCTACTAAAAGGGGCCATCTTGCTAGACGTAAGGCTGTGCGGGAGTTTAGGAAGTTGGGTTATGATCGTTGGAGGGAGGAGAAGGGTTATGGCGTTAGGTGGAGGGTCGAGTCCTTGTTCTCTGCGGTGAAGCGTACTTTTGGGGAATCGGTTAGGGCAACAAGTTTTGCTGGACAAGTAGTTGAGGCTAAGCTCAAGTTCTGGGCTTACGCGTGGATGGTTCACTTGGCGAATTCTGTAGTCGGTAGGGCTCCGGGCATTAGGGTGTAAGCTTGAGAGGAACGTTGAAATAAATATTAATTACTGAAAAATTAGTGTTATACAATATCGTTTTAATGAGACAAATTGAACAAATCAACAAAGTAATAATTTGGTATACAGAATACTCTACTAGGAAATAAGTTAGTATAATTCGTAATAATTTATTTTAAGAAATCAATAAAAACAATTAAAAATCAACATGTTACGATAAGTGCGTTATATTTTTAAGCCAAATTCTTTCAAATATTTTCCAACCGGCGTCTTAGCTACTTTAGTTTTGCCCAAATAAAATATTAAGTTGACGAAGATTTTCCTTAACTGAATACATGAATTCGTCAATTTTTAAAGCCCTTCAAAACCTAAATTCTCTAATAGTTTTTGAGATTTAACATTTCTTTCATCTACCCATACAGTAAGTATTCTCGTATCTGCAACTCTTAAC belongs to Saccharolobus solfataricus and includes:
- a CDS encoding IS5-like element ISC1058 family transposase, which gives rise to MEKSKYKRDWSKYDENVITRYKLMFPFYVFEHWWDLLAEENRNARTKYKAPKEFNEFLAFLHIFLPYRAIEGVLRALEQLKIIPTSLDYSTIWKRVRNMKITFPEASDELEVIADATGISTNTGGQYIVAKWGKTRDSKFLKIEIVMDNNEFNVINAEVTSNEVESAVKTVKDLQDKGKKVKKFYGDKTYDANEVYKTGVEVVVPPKKNASTKRGHLARRKAVREFRKLGYDRWREEKGYGVRWRVESLFSAVKRTFGESVRATSFAGQVVEAKLKFWAYAWMVHLANSVVGRAPGIRV
- a CDS encoding N-acetyltransferase; the protein is MNKDFRDKGLVYAVLSHSLRVADTRILTVWVDERNVKSQKLLENLGFEGL